One region of Chryseobacterium sp. C-71 genomic DNA includes:
- a CDS encoding PepSY domain-containing protein, which yields MASFFYMKKKHHHKKKSSFIKKWSAKLHLWFGLSVGIIVFIVSLTGTMYVFKDEIQSHLRKDAIYVKKESIIAKPMSIEVLREKVSLEVNEKYPISSVEIPLDKNKSYEFLYYEKDKKAWNYFDEVKINKLVYVNQYTGEILGIYNEKYDLFPILKSIHWSLLLKADLGKYVVGIPVVLFIIMLITGIILWWPKNKKMRKGRFSFDWKNVKTWKRKNYDLHNVLGFYVSFIALIMSLSGIYFAYPWVKNAFNFTLSGSVDLPKEKEAKSPDSLLAKNNLVFDLTARETKKLYVSSSSFRIPLNGKNKKGKDLKNIPVTVYGEEGKFAIRNQLAFDKYSGKLLSNKPHQELNTAEKYAYANYDIHTGSYFGFIGKIIWFIAGLICTSLPVTGFLIWLGKQKKKGIKA from the coding sequence ATGGCTAGCTTTTTTTATATGAAGAAGAAACATCATCATAAAAAGAAATCTTCGTTTATAAAAAAATGGTCTGCCAAACTGCATTTGTGGTTTGGTTTATCTGTTGGAATCATCGTATTCATCGTTTCTTTGACGGGTACGATGTATGTCTTCAAAGATGAGATTCAGAGTCACCTTAGGAAAGATGCGATCTATGTTAAGAAAGAATCCATCATTGCAAAGCCTATGTCTATTGAAGTGCTTCGTGAGAAAGTTTCATTAGAGGTAAATGAAAAATATCCGATTAGCTCTGTGGAGATTCCTTTAGATAAAAATAAATCTTACGAATTTCTCTACTACGAAAAAGACAAAAAAGCCTGGAATTATTTTGATGAAGTGAAAATCAACAAATTGGTTTATGTAAACCAGTACACTGGAGAAATTCTGGGGATTTATAATGAAAAATATGACCTCTTCCCTATTTTAAAATCCATACACTGGAGTTTGTTACTAAAGGCTGACTTGGGAAAATATGTAGTAGGAATTCCGGTTGTTCTGTTTATCATCATGCTCATCACGGGAATCATTCTATGGTGGCCAAAAAATAAAAAAATGAGAAAAGGACGTTTTTCGTTTGACTGGAAGAACGTAAAAACTTGGAAACGTAAAAACTACGATCTTCATAATGTTTTAGGATTTTATGTTTCATTTATTGCTTTAATCATGAGCCTTTCAGGAATTTATTTCGCATATCCCTGGGTGAAAAATGCATTCAATTTTACATTATCCGGTTCGGTTGATTTGCCTAAAGAAAAAGAAGCTAAATCTCCTGATTCACTTTTAGCAAAAAACAACTTGGTTTTTGATCTTACCGCTAGAGAGACCAAGAAATTATATGTAAGCTCGTCAAGTTTCAGAATTCCGTTAAACGGAAAAAATAAAAAAGGAAAAGATTTAAAAAACATTCCGGTGACCGTCTATGGTGAAGAAGGAAAATTTGCCATCAGAAATCAGTTAGCATTTGATAAATACTCAGGAAAACTATTATCTAATAAACCTCATCAGGAACTTAACACCGCAGAGAAATATGCTTACGCCAATTATGATATTCACACAGGATCCTATTTCGGATTCATAGGAAAGATTATTTGGTTTATCGCAGGTCTGATCTGCACATCACTGCCTGTAACGGGATTTTTAATATGGCTGGGGAAACAAAAGAAAAAAGGAATTAAAGCGTAA
- a CDS encoding DUF389 domain-containing protein has product MINFQKLFALPKEEEEDFTFNEIEEGIFFRGHNLWLLVISMGIACIGLNINSPAAVIGAMLISPLMGPIVGAAFGFSIGNRHLMRLGIINWALMIVVALCSSALYFFITPFHSETAQLESFKTATIFDCFLALLGGLAWFLGIVRKEAIKVIAGVAVSTACIPPLCTAGYGIANGNWEYFWGGFYFYLINCFFIAVGTWILSIILGYQKYYLQRNKIKNQKMSLFISLISALILIPSILLTKKKWEKEKLKERSESYIKTIKENHPELAIISHENFEEKGEKFLKITLLNDSVAISKNRLDEHNNLVKDIHLIWQYSPKQQNPETAKIHEMQTQISELKLEMERIKSKKNDN; this is encoded by the coding sequence ATGATTAATTTTCAAAAACTTTTTGCTTTACCGAAAGAGGAAGAAGAAGATTTTACCTTTAATGAGATTGAGGAAGGCATTTTCTTTCGTGGTCACAATCTTTGGCTTTTAGTCATTTCAATGGGTATTGCCTGTATCGGTCTCAATATCAACAGTCCGGCAGCGGTAATTGGTGCGATGTTGATATCACCTTTAATGGGTCCCATCGTGGGCGCAGCATTCGGTTTTTCGATTGGTAACAGACATTTGATGCGTTTAGGCATTATCAATTGGGCACTAATGATTGTCGTGGCACTTTGCTCGTCTGCATTGTATTTTTTCATTACACCTTTTCATTCAGAAACCGCACAACTCGAAAGCTTTAAAACAGCTACTATTTTTGACTGTTTTTTAGCATTATTAGGAGGTCTCGCATGGTTTTTGGGCATTGTAAGAAAAGAAGCCATCAAAGTAATTGCGGGAGTTGCGGTTTCTACCGCATGCATTCCGCCACTTTGTACCGCCGGATACGGAATAGCCAATGGAAATTGGGAATATTTCTGGGGAGGATTCTACTTTTACTTAATCAACTGTTTTTTTATAGCGGTAGGCACTTGGATTCTCAGTATTATTTTAGGCTATCAAAAATACTATCTTCAAAGAAACAAGATTAAAAACCAAAAAATGTCTCTTTTTATCAGTTTAATTTCTGCTTTAATTCTTATTCCAAGCATTCTACTGACAAAGAAAAAATGGGAAAAAGAAAAGCTTAAAGAAAGATCTGAAAGCTATATTAAAACCATCAAAGAAAATCATCCTGAACTTGCCATTATCAGTCACGAAAATTTTGAAGAAAAGGGAGAGAAGTTTTTAAAAATCACATTATTAAACGACAGTGTAGCAATCAGCAAAAACAGATTAGACGAACACAATAATCTTGTAAAAGACATCCATCTTATTTGGCAGTATTCACCAAAACAGCAAAATCCAGAAACCGCAAAAATACACGAAATGCAGACGCAAATTTCTGAATTAAAGCTAGAAATGGAACGAATAAAATCAAAAAAGAATGATAACTGA
- a CDS encoding bacteriocin-like protein: MKNLKKLSKDQLKSISGAGGIKGLPEPDFCMYYCNGIVICATCSDDFKCPDDSI, from the coding sequence ATGAAAAATCTAAAAAAATTAAGCAAAGACCAATTAAAATCAATTTCTGGAGCAGGCGGAATTAAAGGATTACCTGAACCTGATTTCTGCATGTACTACTGTAATGGTATTGTGATCTGTGCCACCTGCAGCGATGACTTTAAGTGTCCGGATGATTCTATTTAA
- a CDS encoding TonB-dependent siderophore receptor gives MKKLLVCASVLGSMLSFAQEKDTIKSNEIDEVVVTGYLTKDSQSANKMPLKDIENPQVYNTVNKNVIKEQVVTNFNDALKNITGIARLWESTGRGNDGGEYYSMRGFSLQPNLINGMPAFNNGTLDPAGIEVIEAIKGPSGTLYGGSVISYGGLLNVVTKKPYNHFGGEVGYVTGSYGLNRVTADVNTPVGKNMYARVNAAYQKQNSFQDAGYSESIYVNPSIKYVVNNRLTFFVNTEIKKSDAANAPMIFLSRYSPLSFNSIDLFEQNYKNSYTSNDLSIKNSSFNIQAQAQYKISDNWTSSTIVSRGNTKTDGYNHYLWDSSNGNEFTRFISKLGGETNTTAIQQNFVGSFNIGNVKNKLLFGLDYFQREFLLGGTGWAGFGTISLINQSDTSAGMLNKGAVDNALATTSQAIGSMETKIYSAYVSDVVNILPNLSAMLSVRMDYFTGNPTAYAVEKSKNTTTFSPKLGLVYQPIQDKLSIFANYMNGFQNVEPVENTDLSGNKSFVYFDPEHANQWEVGTKASLIKDKLSVTASYYNILVKDKVMADPTNPLASIQGGEVESKGFEISVVGSPVAGLNVIAGFSQNISEVTVGDPTYVGYRPEEAGPRNIFNFWANYKVQDGALRNVGVGFGANSASNLYTLNRAGIGTFTIPSYAIFNTALSFNEDKYSVILKLDNIANKKYYSGWSTVTPQRLRTLSLSLNYKF, from the coding sequence ATGAAAAAGCTATTGGTTTGCGCATCGGTTTTAGGCTCTATGTTATCGTTTGCACAGGAAAAAGATACTATAAAATCTAATGAAATTGATGAAGTTGTTGTTACCGGATACTTGACAAAAGACAGTCAATCGGCAAACAAAATGCCACTAAAAGATATTGAAAATCCTCAGGTTTATAATACTGTAAATAAAAACGTAATTAAAGAGCAGGTTGTTACAAACTTTAATGATGCTCTTAAAAACATTACTGGTATTGCAAGACTTTGGGAATCGACAGGTAGAGGAAATGACGGAGGAGAATATTACTCTATGAGAGGTTTTTCTTTACAGCCAAATCTTATCAACGGAATGCCTGCATTCAACAACGGAACTTTAGATCCTGCAGGAATTGAAGTGATTGAAGCAATCAAAGGTCCTTCTGGAACACTTTACGGAGGTAGCGTAATTTCTTACGGAGGATTGCTAAATGTTGTAACTAAAAAACCATACAATCATTTCGGAGGTGAAGTAGGATACGTTACGGGAAGCTACGGTCTAAACAGGGTAACAGCGGATGTAAATACTCCAGTAGGAAAAAATATGTACGCAAGAGTAAATGCAGCATACCAAAAGCAAAACTCATTTCAGGATGCAGGTTACAGCGAATCTATCTATGTAAACCCATCAATTAAATACGTTGTAAATAACAGATTGACTTTCTTCGTAAATACTGAAATTAAGAAGTCTGACGCAGCAAATGCACCTATGATTTTCTTAAGCAGATACAGTCCGCTTTCTTTTAATTCTATTGATCTATTTGAGCAGAATTACAAAAATTCTTACACTTCAAATGATTTAAGCATTAAGAATTCTTCCTTCAACATCCAAGCTCAAGCTCAATATAAAATTTCAGATAACTGGACTTCAAGCACCATCGTTTCAAGAGGAAATACAAAAACTGATGGATACAATCATTATTTGTGGGATTCTTCAAACGGAAATGAATTTACAAGATTTATCTCAAAACTAGGTGGAGAAACGAACACAACAGCAATTCAACAAAATTTTGTAGGAAGCTTCAATATTGGAAATGTGAAAAATAAACTTCTATTTGGTTTAGATTATTTCCAAAGAGAATTTTTGCTTGGCGGAACAGGTTGGGCAGGATTTGGAACCATCTCATTGATTAACCAATCAGACACTAGTGCAGGAATGTTAAACAAAGGAGCTGTAGATAACGCTTTGGCAACAACTTCTCAAGCAATAGGAAGTATGGAAACTAAAATTTACAGCGCATATGTTTCAGATGTTGTCAACATTCTTCCTAATTTATCTGCAATGTTAAGCGTTAGAATGGATTATTTTACAGGAAATCCAACAGCTTATGCTGTAGAGAAATCTAAAAACACAACAACTTTTTCTCCAAAATTAGGTTTGGTTTATCAGCCAATTCAAGATAAGCTTTCCATTTTTGCAAATTACATGAATGGTTTCCAAAATGTTGAGCCTGTAGAAAATACAGATCTAAGCGGAAATAAGTCATTTGTATATTTTGATCCTGAACATGCCAATCAATGGGAAGTAGGAACAAAGGCCAGCTTGATTAAAGATAAATTGTCAGTTACTGCAAGTTATTACAACATTTTGGTAAAAGACAAAGTAATGGCAGATCCTACCAATCCTTTGGCAAGTATTCAAGGAGGAGAGGTTGAAAGTAAAGGTTTTGAAATTAGCGTAGTAGGAAGTCCGGTTGCAGGATTAAATGTAATTGCAGGTTTCAGCCAAAACATCAGTGAAGTTACTGTAGGAGATCCAACTTACGTAGGATACCGCCCTGAAGAAGCAGGTCCGAGAAACATTTTCAACTTCTGGGCAAACTATAAAGTTCAAGATGGTGCATTAAGAAACGTTGGTGTAGGTTTCGGAGCAAATTCTGCAAGTAACCTTTACACATTAAATAGAGCTGGAATCGGAACATTTACTATTCCAAGCTATGCAATTTTTAATACGGCACTTTCTTTTAATGAAGATAAATATAGTGTGATCTTAAAACTGGATAACATTGCCAATAAGAAATACTATTCAGGATGGTCAACGGTAACTCCTCAGAGATTAAGAACCTTATCCCTTAGTTTAAACTACAAATTTTAA
- a CDS encoding PA0069 family radical SAM protein has translation MQNENIIKGQGAQRNVINRFDRYTFEPGDEDFETVKTTFTEVFPKTIVNQVKSEDLPMEYSMNPYQGCEHGCSYCFARPTHEYWGYSAGIDFERKIMVKKNAPELLEKFFKKRGYKPEPILLSGNTDCYQPAERQFEITRQLLQMCLDYRHPVNVLTKNALVLRDLDILKPMAEQNLVSVSLSIPTINEDLRRKMEPRTSSSKNKLKAVEILSQSGIPTHVMVAPIIPGLNSDEPLAILKAISDAGAQSFGYTLVRLNDTVEPVFVKWIEDAFPDRAQKVLNLIRSMRGGKLGDKRIFDRHKGEGNIAEMIHNTFKIGRKKYFEGKEFPKLSTNGFTGTREQQLRLF, from the coding sequence ATGCAGAACGAAAATATCATAAAAGGACAAGGTGCTCAGCGAAATGTAATCAACCGTTTCGACAGGTATACTTTTGAGCCTGGAGATGAGGATTTTGAAACTGTCAAAACTACTTTTACTGAGGTTTTTCCAAAAACGATTGTGAATCAGGTGAAAAGCGAAGATTTGCCGATGGAATATTCTATGAATCCCTATCAGGGTTGTGAACACGGATGTTCTTATTGCTTCGCCAGACCAACACATGAATACTGGGGTTACAGCGCCGGAATTGATTTTGAAAGAAAAATAATGGTCAAAAAAAACGCTCCGGAATTATTAGAGAAATTTTTCAAAAAAAGAGGCTACAAACCGGAACCGATTTTGCTTTCCGGAAACACCGACTGCTATCAACCCGCCGAAAGACAATTTGAAATTACGAGACAGTTGCTGCAAATGTGTCTTGATTACAGACATCCTGTCAATGTTCTGACAAAAAATGCTTTAGTTCTTAGGGATTTAGATATTCTGAAACCGATGGCTGAACAAAACTTAGTCTCAGTTTCATTAAGCATTCCGACCATCAACGAAGATCTTCGAAGAAAAATGGAGCCGAGAACCAGTTCGTCAAAAAATAAACTGAAAGCGGTAGAGATTCTTTCTCAAAGCGGAATTCCTACTCATGTTATGGTTGCTCCGATTATTCCAGGGTTGAATAGTGATGAGCCTTTGGCTATTTTAAAAGCCATTTCAGATGCAGGAGCGCAAAGTTTTGGCTATACTCTGGTGAGATTGAATGACACCGTGGAACCCGTTTTTGTAAAATGGATTGAAGATGCTTTTCCTGACAGAGCACAAAAAGTTTTAAATCTTATTCGCTCAATGCGTGGCGGAAAATTAGGAGATAAAAGGATTTTTGACAGACACAAAGGCGAAGGAAATATTGCTGAAATGATTCATAATACCTTTAAGATTGGAAGAAAAAAATATTTTGAAGGCAAAGAATTTCCGAAACTTTCAACGAATGGTTTTACGGGGACTAGGGAGCAGCAGTTGAGATTGTTTTAA
- the secA gene encoding preprotein translocase subunit SecA, with amino-acid sequence MSFLNKVLKGFLGDKKAQDLKEVKKVVTKIKSVEPAIGELSDDGLREKTAEFKSKIKEATNTITTQIEEIKEQIKNSKNVDEKEALFSKIEALKKDSYEIEEKVLLQVLPEAFALIKETSRRWAQNGEIRVTATDWDKELAATKDFVEIQGNEAVWKNSWDAAGTPVNWDMVHYDTQFIGGVILHSGKIAEMATGEGKTLVGTLPIYLNALPERGVHVVTVNDYLAKRDSAWMGPLYQFHGMSIDCIDNHQPNSDGRRKAYNSDITYGTNNEFGFDYLRDNMVASPSELVQRELNFAIVDEVDSVLVDDARTPLIISGPVPQGDRQEFDVLKPSIDRIVEVQKKTVSAIFNEAKKLIAAGKTKEGGFKLLQAYRGLPKNRQLIKFLSESGNRALLQKTEAQYMADNNRDMPIVDQDLYFVIEEKNNQVDLTDKGVEYMSQGNSDANFFVLPDIGTEIAEVEAKNLSKEEEFEAKEKLFSDFAEKSERVHTMSQLLKAYTLFEKDDEYVVIDGEVKIVDEQTGRIMEGRRYSDGLHQAIEAKESVKIEAATQTFATVTLQNYFRMYNKLAGMTGTAETEAGELWQIYKLDVVVIPTNRPIQRHDKQDLVFKTNREKYNAVIEEIENLTSAGRPVLVGTTSVEISQLLSKALQLRKIQHQVLNAKLHKKEAEIVAGAGQPGVVTIATNMAGRGTDIKLSKEVKESGGLAIIGTERHDSRRVDRQLRGRAGRQGDPGSSQFYVSLEDNLMRLFGSERIAKMMDRMGHKDGEVIQHSMISKSIERAQKKVEENNFGTRKRLLEYDDVMNKQRDVIYKRRKNALFGDHLKYDITNMIFDVSNSIVAKGKATGNFKDFEFEVIKNFTMESPVSENDFKSKQIPELTDLLFKAAQADYDMKLNLLKEKSFPIIENVYQNQGSMFKMIQVPFTDGVKTLTIVTDLKEAHDTNCDSLINDFEKNITLSIIDENWKLHLREMDDLRKSSQGAVYEQKDPLVIYKQESFHLFSEMVDKMNKEIISFLYRGEIPA; translated from the coding sequence ATGAGTTTTTTAAATAAAGTTCTTAAAGGGTTTTTGGGAGACAAAAAAGCGCAGGACCTAAAAGAAGTAAAAAAAGTTGTAACAAAAATCAAATCTGTTGAGCCAGCCATTGGAGAATTATCTGATGATGGTTTGAGAGAAAAGACCGCTGAATTTAAATCTAAAATTAAAGAAGCGACCAATACGATTACAACTCAGATAGAAGAAATCAAAGAGCAGATCAAAAACTCAAAAAATGTTGATGAGAAAGAAGCTCTTTTCTCTAAAATAGAAGCTTTGAAAAAAGATTCTTATGAGATTGAAGAAAAAGTTCTTTTACAGGTTCTTCCAGAAGCTTTTGCGTTGATCAAAGAAACATCTAGAAGATGGGCTCAAAACGGAGAAATCCGTGTAACGGCTACAGATTGGGATAAAGAACTTGCTGCAACTAAAGATTTCGTTGAAATTCAAGGAAATGAAGCAGTTTGGAAAAACTCATGGGACGCTGCAGGAACACCTGTAAACTGGGACATGGTACATTATGATACTCAGTTTATTGGTGGTGTGATTCTTCACAGCGGTAAAATTGCTGAGATGGCAACAGGTGAAGGTAAAACTTTGGTAGGAACACTTCCAATTTACCTAAACGCACTTCCTGAAAGAGGCGTACACGTTGTAACGGTGAATGATTATCTGGCAAAGCGTGACTCCGCTTGGATGGGACCTTTGTACCAATTCCACGGAATGTCTATCGACTGTATCGACAATCACCAACCCAACTCAGACGGAAGAAGAAAAGCATACAATTCAGATATTACTTACGGAACCAACAACGAATTTGGTTTTGATTATCTAAGAGACAACATGGTGGCTTCCCCTTCAGAATTGGTACAGAGAGAATTGAACTTTGCGATTGTGGATGAGGTTGACTCTGTATTGGTGGATGACGCAAGAACACCTTTGATCATTTCTGGTCCGGTTCCTCAGGGAGACAGACAGGAATTTGATGTTCTTAAACCTTCTATCGACAGAATTGTTGAAGTTCAGAAAAAAACCGTTTCTGCAATTTTCAATGAAGCTAAAAAATTAATTGCTGCTGGAAAAACTAAAGAAGGAGGATTTAAATTGCTTCAGGCTTACAGAGGCTTACCAAAAAACAGACAGTTAATTAAGTTTTTATCAGAAAGCGGAAACCGTGCATTGCTTCAAAAAACTGAAGCTCAGTACATGGCTGACAACAACCGTGATATGCCGATTGTAGATCAGGATTTATATTTCGTTATTGAAGAAAAAAACAATCAGGTTGATTTGACGGATAAAGGTGTAGAATATATGTCTCAGGGTAACTCTGATGCTAACTTCTTCGTTCTTCCGGATATCGGAACTGAGATTGCTGAAGTAGAAGCTAAAAATTTATCTAAAGAAGAAGAATTCGAAGCTAAAGAAAAACTATTCTCTGATTTTGCTGAAAAGTCTGAGCGTGTTCACACGATGAGCCAATTATTGAAAGCATACACATTGTTTGAAAAAGATGATGAGTATGTAGTGATCGATGGCGAAGTGAAAATCGTTGATGAACAGACAGGTCGTATCATGGAAGGAAGACGTTATTCTGACGGACTTCACCAGGCGATTGAAGCTAAAGAAAGTGTGAAAATCGAAGCAGCAACTCAGACATTTGCAACGGTTACTCTTCAAAATTACTTCCGTATGTACAACAAACTTGCGGGGATGACGGGTACAGCAGAAACTGAAGCTGGCGAACTTTGGCAGATTTATAAATTAGATGTGGTGGTAATTCCTACCAACCGTCCTATTCAGAGACATGATAAGCAGGATTTGGTTTTCAAAACCAACAGAGAAAAATACAACGCTGTAATTGAAGAAATTGAAAACTTAACATCTGCCGGAAGACCAGTATTGGTGGGTACGACTTCAGTTGAGATTTCACAGTTGCTTTCAAAAGCACTTCAGTTAAGAAAAATTCAGCACCAGGTGTTGAATGCGAAACTTCACAAGAAAGAAGCAGAAATCGTTGCAGGAGCTGGTCAGCCGGGAGTTGTAACGATTGCAACCAACATGGCGGGTCGTGGTACCGATATTAAGCTTTCAAAAGAAGTGAAAGAATCTGGTGGTTTAGCGATCATCGGAACAGAAAGACATGATTCTAGACGTGTTGACAGACAGTTGAGAGGTAGAGCGGGACGTCAGGGAGATCCGGGAAGTTCGCAGTTCTATGTTTCTTTGGAAGACAACCTGATGCGTTTATTTGGTTCTGAAAGAATTGCTAAAATGATGGACAGAATGGGTCATAAAGATGGCGAAGTGATTCAGCATTCTATGATTTCTAAGTCTATCGAGAGAGCTCAGAAAAAAGTAGAAGAAAACAACTTCGGAACAAGAAAGAGACTTCTTGAGTACGATGATGTAATGAATAAGCAGCGTGATGTAATCTACAAGAGAAGAAAGAACGCATTGTTCGGAGATCACCTGAAGTACGATATCACCAACATGATTTTTGATGTTTCAAATTCTATCGTGGCTAAAGGTAAAGCAACCGGAAACTTTAAAGATTTTGAATTTGAAGTGATTAAAAACTTCACCATGGAATCTCCGGTTTCTGAAAATGATTTTAAATCTAAACAAATTCCTGAATTGACAGACCTTCTTTTCAAAGCTGCTCAGGCTGACTATGATATGAAGCTGAATCTTCTGAAAGAAAAATCATTTCCTATTATCGAGAATGTGTATCAGAATCAGGGTTCAATGTTTAAAATGATTCAGGTTCCTTTCACAGACGGAGTGAAAACTTTGACGATCGTTACCGATTTGAAAGAAGCTCACGATACTAACTGTGATAGCTTAATCAATGATTTTGAAAAGAATATTACTTTATCTATCATCGATGAAAACTGGAAACTTCACCTTCGTGAAATGGATGATTTGAGAAAATCTTCTCAAGGAGCTGTTTACGAGCAGAAAGATCCGTTGGTAATTTACAAACAAGAATCTTTCCATTTGTTCAGCGAAATGGTTGACAAAATGAACAAAGAAATTATATCATTCTTATACAGAGGAGAAATTCCCGCATAG
- a CDS encoding GDP-mannose 4,6-dehydratase, translating to MTYLVTGGSGFIGSHLIEELLKHGHSVINIDNFDDFYDYKVKIKNTLDSLEKNIDFEFSDKQNDIEKLISISKSEHYTLYYQDIRDKKGLEKIFNNHQFDLIIHLAALAGVRPSIERPLEYEEVNVRGTMNLWELCNQFGIKKFICASSSSVYGNNEKTPFSETDNVDQPISPYAATKKCGEILGHVYHSLYHVDMIQLRFFTVYGPRQRPDLAIHKFTKLISENKEIPFYGDGNTARDYTYIDDIIDGIMKSIDYLEKNSNVYEIINLGESEVIKLSEMLSAIEQNLDKIAIKKILPMQQGDVQKTNADITKARNLLGYAPTTNFQNGTKKFMEWFLRK from the coding sequence ATGACGTATCTCGTTACGGGAGGAAGCGGATTTATTGGTTCTCACTTGATCGAAGAATTATTGAAACACGGACATTCTGTCATAAACATTGACAATTTTGATGATTTCTATGATTATAAGGTGAAAATTAAAAATACTTTAGATTCTCTTGAAAAAAATATTGATTTTGAATTTTCCGACAAGCAAAATGATATCGAAAAGTTAATTTCTATTTCAAAATCAGAACATTACACATTATATTATCAGGATATCAGAGATAAAAAAGGTTTAGAAAAAATATTTAATAATCATCAGTTTGATTTAATTATTCATCTAGCTGCACTTGCCGGAGTACGACCATCTATTGAAAGACCTTTAGAATATGAGGAAGTCAACGTTCGAGGAACAATGAATCTCTGGGAATTATGCAACCAATTTGGAATTAAAAAATTCATCTGCGCCTCTTCCTCAAGTGTTTACGGAAACAATGAGAAAACTCCTTTTTCAGAAACCGATAATGTAGACCAGCCCATTTCCCCTTACGCTGCAACCAAAAAATGTGGTGAAATTTTAGGTCATGTTTATCACAGCCTTTATCATGTCGATATGATTCAGCTAAGGTTTTTTACAGTTTACGGACCGAGACAAAGACCTGATTTAGCGATACATAAATTCACAAAACTTATTTCAGAAAACAAAGAAATCCCTTTCTACGGCGACGGAAACACCGCAAGAGATTACACATACATCGACGATATCATTGATGGAATTATGAAATCAATCGATTATTTAGAAAAAAATTCTAACGTGTACGAAATTATTAATCTGGGGGAAAGCGAAGTCATCAAGCTGTCTGAAATGTTGTCTGCTATCGAGCAAAATCTTGACAAAATTGCCATAAAAAAAATACTGCCAATGCAACAGGGCGATGTGCAGAAAACCAATGCTGACATTACAAAAGCTAGAAATCTGCTTGGTTACGCCCCCACAACAAACTTCCAAAATGGCACAAAAAAATTTATGGAATGGTTTTTGAGAAAATGA
- a CDS encoding DUF2795 domain-containing protein has translation MYWTLELASYLSDAPWPMTKAELIDYAIRTGAPMEVVENLQAIEDEGEVYDAIDEIWADYPTDEDYLWNEDEY, from the coding sequence ATGTACTGGACATTAGAATTAGCTTCATACCTAAGCGACGCACCTTGGCCGATGACAAAGGCAGAACTTATCGACTACGCAATCAGAACTGGTGCACCCATGGAAGTTGTAGAAAACCTTCAGGCGATTGAAGATGAAGGAGAAGTTTACGATGCTATTGATGAAATATGGGCCGACTATCCTACGGACGAAGATTATCTTTGGAACGAGGACGAATATTAA
- a CDS encoding DUF2797 domain-containing protein, which translates to MQFQGQILKMTSFNDQPIQYYLNLSGDLIHMNELLGKELSIKHTGYQCVNCGLDKTIYRMGFCKSCFFESPYASDTIIRPELSTAHLGIGERNLDVEKEIQLQPHTVYLAYTGDVKVGVTRNTQIPTRWIDQGATFALPIARTENRYEAGMIEVALKEHLADKTNWRKMLQDDFEDEVDLADFQQKIKEYFPEDFQKFYSEGEDMWRFDYPFSKPEKVTSFTLDKKPEFTGKLVGIKGQYLAFEGGNFMNVRGHEGYVIELEVKN; encoded by the coding sequence ATGCAGTTTCAAGGGCAAATTTTAAAAATGACGAGTTTTAATGATCAACCTATTCAATATTATTTAAATCTTTCAGGAGATTTAATTCATATGAACGAATTGTTGGGTAAGGAATTGAGCATCAAACATACAGGTTATCAATGTGTAAATTGTGGCTTAGATAAAACAATTTACAGAATGGGCTTCTGCAAAAGCTGCTTTTTTGAAAGTCCTTATGCCAGTGATACCATTATTCGTCCGGAGCTTTCTACCGCACATTTAGGAATTGGTGAGCGTAATCTTGATGTAGAAAAAGAAATCCAATTGCAGCCACATACCGTATATCTTGCATATACCGGAGATGTGAAAGTGGGTGTGACGAGAAATACACAAATTCCTACACGATGGATCGATCAGGGTGCGACTTTTGCTTTACCGATAGCCAGAACCGAAAACCGTTATGAGGCCGGAATGATAGAAGTTGCCCTTAAAGAACATCTTGCCGATAAAACCAATTGGAGAAAAATGTTGCAGGATGATTTTGAAGATGAGGTAGATTTGGCAGATTTCCAGCAGAAAATAAAAGAATATTTTCCTGAAGATTTCCAAAAGTTTTATTCTGAAGGCGAAGATATGTGGAGGTTTGATTATCCTTTTTCAAAACCGGAAAAAGTGACTTCTTTTACCTTGGACAAAAAGCCTGAGTTTACAGGAAAACTTGTTGGAATTAAAGGTCAGTATTTAGCTTTTGAAGGTGGAAATTTTATGAATGTAAGAGGTCATGAAGGATATGTGATTGAGCTGGAAGTGAAGAATTAA